In Flavobacterium okayamense, a single window of DNA contains:
- a CDS encoding O-antigen ligase family protein — translation MAFLFFHSSIAYLWIGIPPNFMLSQIFGIAISCTYFYNVLKLFTKEEVYDIYTKYSLFTAIIGFPAFFLGINLNVNPDPRFSSFLTEPAHYALLVLPACYYFFKRKQYTSFFTIFLSLILTESSIAYIGCALIFILPNINLKRIKYAVGVIPFVIAVFYWVYSNNEKVKMRFDDTYNSLKVLDTGKFDETTNISTYALLSNFYIAKENFIEHPLGSGIGSHYYMYHDRYKKLMRTPNYLYRLELDDINSKDAASLFVRLLSEFGIIGLLVTIFVIYLITKSFKDKSLIVEQSIGVYILLKLFRDGHYFPPELFFFLIIFYFSYSKSLLFKNEENLSHI, via the coding sequence TTGGCTTTCCTATTTTTTCATAGTAGTATCGCTTATTTATGGATAGGCATTCCTCCTAATTTTATGTTATCGCAAATTTTTGGAATTGCAATATCCTGTACCTATTTTTACAATGTTTTAAAACTTTTTACAAAGGAAGAAGTTTATGATATTTATACTAAATATTCATTATTTACAGCTATTATAGGCTTTCCTGCTTTTTTTTTAGGAATAAATTTAAATGTAAATCCTGATCCACGTTTTAGCAGTTTCCTTACTGAACCGGCTCACTACGCTTTACTAGTTTTACCGGCTTGTTATTATTTTTTTAAAAGAAAACAATACACTTCTTTTTTTACTATTTTTTTATCGCTTATTTTAACTGAATCTTCTATAGCTTATATTGGTTGTGCACTTATATTTATTTTGCCAAATATAAATCTCAAAAGAATTAAATATGCCGTAGGAGTTATTCCATTTGTTATAGCCGTTTTTTATTGGGTATATTCCAATAATGAAAAAGTAAAAATGAGATTTGATGATACTTATAACTCTTTAAAAGTTTTAGATACTGGTAAGTTTGACGAAACTACTAATATTAGTACCTATGCGTTACTAAGCAATTTTTACATAGCAAAAGAAAATTTTATTGAACACCCATTAGGTAGTGGTATTGGAAGTCATTATTATATGTATCATGATCGATATAAAAAATTGATGCGAACACCTAACTATTTATATAGATTAGAATTAGATGATATCAATTCTAAAGATGCAGCTTCATTGTTTGTAAGATTACTTTCAGAGTTTGGAATTATAGGCTTATTGGTAACTATATTTGTTATTTATTTAATTACTAAAAGTTTTAAAGATAAATCGTTAATTGTAGAACAAAGTATAGGAGTTTATATCTTATTAAAATTGTTTAGAGATGGACATTATTTCCCTCCAGAATTATTTTTCTTCCTAATAATTTTTTATTTCTCATATTCTAAATCATTGTTGTTTAAAAATGAAGAAAATTTATCACATATCTGA
- a CDS encoding WcaF family extracellular polysaccharide biosynthesis acetyltransferase, with the protein MIYQDLSTFSVPKEFRGGSKIKVQLWGIVEFLFFRPSLQFMYGFRNFLLRLFGAKIGKNVLIRSSVKITYPWKLEIGDNSWIGEDCYIYNLASIKIGSNVSIAHRNFFNTGGHDYKKTTFDIFAKPIVIEDEVWVTSEVYVSPGVTIAKGAVIGVRSVVFNNVPEGTLCYGNPAKVVKKRNE; encoded by the coding sequence ATGATATATCAGGATCTAAGTACATTTAGTGTTCCTAAAGAATTTAGAGGAGGGAGTAAGATTAAAGTTCAATTATGGGGAATAGTAGAATTTTTATTTTTTCGACCATCTCTTCAGTTTATGTATGGTTTTAGAAATTTTTTACTGCGATTATTTGGAGCTAAAATTGGCAAGAATGTTCTAATTAGGTCAAGTGTAAAAATAACTTATCCCTGGAAATTAGAAATTGGAGATAATTCTTGGATCGGTGAAGATTGTTATATTTATAATTTAGCATCAATTAAAATAGGATCTAATGTTTCTATTGCCCATAGAAATTTTTTTAATACTGGAGGGCATGACTATAAAAAAACAACTTTTGATATTTTTGCAAAACCAATTGTAATTGAAGATGAGGTTTGGGTTACAAGTGAGGTATATGTATCGCCTGGAGTAACAATTGCAAAAGGAGCAGTTATTGGAGTTAGAAGTGTAGTTTTTAATAATGTTCCAGAAGGTACATTATGTTATGGTAATCCAGCAAAAGTTGTCAAAAAAAGAAATGAATAA